TATCGAAGAAGATGTACACCTTGCAGGTTACGGGAACTGTCGTTGCCATCCGCAATACACGAAGCCCGCGCATCCCAAGCGTCTATACCGTCGAGATTCTTGATTTTGGCGGGCAGAAGGACGAATACATCCAGATGCTCTACGACCGCACGCCAACGCTCCCGCAACGCTTGCGGCTCGGCGAAGGCCACATCGACAACCTGTGGAACAACATCGCCCACCGCATTGTGACCCGATAATTTTCTATCTTTACGCCCGAAAATTCAACCTATAACCCAAAGAGACTATGCTTTTCAATTTCGACATGATCCAGGGCGTGTATGCCCGCATTCCCGCCCGCGTTGAAGCTGCCCGCAAGCAGTTGGGCCGTCCGCTCACCCTCGCCGAAAAGATTATCTACAGCCACCTGATCGATGGCGCCGAGAACAGGACTTACGAGCGCGGCAAGGATTTTGCCGAATTCCACCCCGACCGCGTGGCCATGCAGGATGCAACCGCCCAGATGGCCCTTTTGCAGTTCACCACCGCCGGCAAGGCCCGCGTGGCAGTGCCGAGCTCCGTGCACTGCGACCACCTGATTATCGCCCGCGAAGGTGTCGAAAAGGACCTCCCCCGCGCGAAGGAAGAAAGCAAGGAAGTTTACGATTTTCTCCAGTCCGTGTCTGCCAAGTACGGCATTGACTGCTGGCTCCCGGGTGCAGGCATCATCCACCAGGTGGTGCTCGAAAACTACGCCTTCCCGGGTGGAATGATGATCGGTACCGACTCCCACACCGTGAACGCTGGCGGCCTCGGCATGCTCGCCATTGGCGTGGGCGGTGCAGACGCCGTGGATGCCATGGTGGGCCTCCCGTGGGAACTCAAGTACCCGAAGATGATTGGCGTGAAGCTCACCGGCAAACTCCAGGGCTTCGCAACCGCCAAAGACATCATCCTGAAGCTCGCTGGCATCCTGACCGTGAAGGGCGGCACCAACGCCATTATCGAATACTTCGGCGAAGGCGCTCGTAGCCTCTCCGCCACAGGCAAGGCAACGATTGCGAACATGGGTGCCGAAGTGGGCGCTACCTGCTCCACCTTCAGCTACGACGACTCCATGAGCCGCTACCTCCGCGCTACAGGCCGTGCCGACGTTGCCGCCGCCGCCGACAAGATTGCAGAACACCTCAAGGCCGACCCCGAAGTCGAAGCAAATCCAGAAAAGTACTTTGACCGCGTCGTCGAAATCGACTTGAACACGCTCGTGCCGCACTTCAACGGCCCGTTCAGCCCGGACCGCGCCTACGCCGTGACCGACATGGCAGAAAGCCTCAAGGCCACCGAAACCAAGCCGGAATCTACGCCGGTCGTAAGCGCCGCACTCATCGGCAGCTGCACGAACTCCAGCTACGAAGATTTGTTCATGGCAGCGAACATGATCAAGCAGGCCCTCGCGAAGGGTCTCAGCCCGAAGTGCCCGCTCCTCATCAACCCGGGTTCCGAACAGGTGCGCTACACCGCCGAACGCGACGGTCTCATCGACCTGTTCAAGCAGTTCGGCGCCACAATCATGACGAACGCCTGCGGTCCTTGCATTGGCCGCTGGGACCGCGCCGGTGCCGACAAGAAGGAACTCAACACCATCGTCCACAGTTTCAACCGCAACTTCGCGAAACGCGCCGACGGCAACCCGAACACGCACGCCTTCGTCGCCTCCCCGCTCATGGCCGTGATTGCAGCCCTCAGCGGCGACATCCGCTTCAACCCGATGACCGACACCCTCGTGAACAACGAAGGCAAGGCCGTGAAGCTCGACCCGCCAGAGCAGTGCGAACTCCCGCCGAAGGGCTTCGAAGTCAAGGACGCCGGCTACCAGGCTCCTGCCGAAGACGGTTCCATGATTACCGTTTCCATCAACCCCGAAAGCAAGCGCCTCCAGGCCCTCGCCCCGTTCGCCGCCTGGGACGGCAAGGACATCGCCGGTGCCCCGCTCCTCATCAAGGCCAAGGGCAAGTGCACCACCGACCACATCTCCATGGCCGGTCCGTGGCTCAACTACCGCGGTCACCTCGAAAACATTTCGAACAACATGCTCATCGGCGCCGTGAACGCCTTCAACGGCGAAACGAACAAGGTCCTCTGCCAGTGCGGGCAGTACAAGGAAGTCCCCGAACTCGCCAAGATTTACAAGGCCAAGGGCACGGGCTCCATCGTCATCGGTGACGAAAACTACGGCGAAGGCTCCAGCCGCGAACACGCCGCCATGGAACCGCGCTTCCTCGGCGTGAAGGCCGTAATCGTGAAGAGCTTCGCCCGCATCCACGAGACGAACCTCAAGAAGCAGGGCATGCTCGCCCTCACCTTCAAGAACGCCGCCGACTACGACAAGATCCAGGAACAAGACGTGTTTGACATCGTGGGCCTCACCAAGTTCGCCCCGGGTTCCGAGTTCACCCTCGTCGCCCACCACAAGGATGGCTCCGTCGATAACATCGCCCTCAGCCACACCTACAACGAACAGCAGTGGGCATGGTTCAAGGCAGGTTCGGCCCTCAACCTGATCCGCGCGAACAACAAGTAAGCAAGGGCACGCCTATGGAGCCGGAATTCAGCACCTTTACAGACCCCAGGGACGGCCGCACGTACCGTACTGTAAAGATTGGCAACCAGGAATGGTTCGCCGAGAACTTCGACTATGACTGCCCGGGCAGTGTCGTTTACGAGAACAAGACCGAAAACGAGACTCGGTACGGCAGGCTATACACCTGGGCGGAACTGATGGGGTTCGACGGCAAGATGAACGACAATGTCGCTTTCACAACCGACGAGGAACGCAATGCCACCTACAGGGGCATCGCACCCGAGGGCTGGCACATTCCGAGCGATGCCGAATGGAAGGAACTCAAGGCGTATGTCGATAGCATCGCCGATACCGAATTCGGGACCGCGCTCAAGTCCAGGAAGGGCTGGAAAAAGGACCCGGACGGCTGCCCCGCAGGTGCCGACGAGGTCGGGTTCAACGCCCTCCCGTCGGGCCGCCACATGCCCAACGGGGAATACCTCTACGGCGGCAAGGGCGCGCACTTCTGGACATCTACCGAAGTCGACAAGGTTTACGCCATCCGCTGGGGCGGCACGTATGCAGGCGAAGACTTCACCGGTTTCAGGACGTACAAGGCGCAGGCCCTCGCGCTCCGTCTGGTAAAGGACCGCTAAGCGCGCTCAGATAAAATAACTTGCAACGCAGTTGCAACTCCGTGACAAATAATTAAATTTGTCTTGATTACTAAACGGAGTGTATCGCAATGCAAGGCAATCGTGAAAACTGGGGTTCCAAGCTGGGCGTAATCCTCGCTGTCGCAGGTTCCGCCGTCGGGCTTGGCAACTTCTTGCGCTTCCCGGTGCAGGCGGCCACCAACGGTGGCGGCGCCTTTATCATCCCCTACCTCATCGCTTTCGTGTTTCTCGGGATTCCCCTCGCGTGGATGGAATGGAGCCTCGGGCGCTATGCGGGCAGCCACAACTACGGCACCGCCCCGAGCACGTTCCACATCATTTTCCACAAGAAGAAGGGTTGGGCCAAGCATCTCGGGTCCATCGGGCTTTTGCCGCCCATCTTCATCGTGTTCTACTACGTGTTCATCCAGTCGTGGATTCTCGCGTTCGCATTCTATTCGCTCAACGGCACCCTCATGGAGAAGGTCGCCCTCGGGCCCGAGGCGGTCACCCAGTTCTTCAGCGACTTCATCATGCTCAAGACCTGCGTGGGCCCCGTTCCCGTAGCCCTCATATTCTTCCTCATCACGTTCGCCTGCAACATGGGAGTGCTCTCGTTCGGCGTGCGCAAGGGCATCGAGCGCGCGAACAAGATATGCATGCCGATCCTCCTTATCATGGGCCTTATTCTCGTAGCACGTGTGCTCACACTCGACGGTATCGGCAAGGGTCTCGCCTTCATGTGGAACCCGAACCTTTCCGAACTCGCCAGCCCCAAGGTGTGGATGGCGGCAGCAGGCCAGGTGTTCTTCACCATGAGCCTCGGCATGGGCATCATCTTCTGCTACGCAAGCTACCTCAAGCCCAAGGAAGACCTCACGCTTTCTTCGCTTACCGCTAGCGCCACGAACGGTTTTGCCGAAATCATCATCGGCGGTACGGTCGTCATCCCGATAGCCGTGCTTATCGCGGGCGCGAACATCGAGCAGTGCGCAAAGCTCGGCACCTTCGGCCTCGGCTTCCAGACCATGCCCTACGTGTTCGGCACGCTCCCGCTCGGGGGCCTGTTGCAGACCATCTGGTTCGCGATGCTATTCTTTGCGGGCATCACGAGTGCGATTTCAATCATCCA
The Fibrobacter sp. UWR3 genome window above contains:
- a CDS encoding aconitate hydratase — encoded protein: MLFNFDMIQGVYARIPARVEAARKQLGRPLTLAEKIIYSHLIDGAENRTYERGKDFAEFHPDRVAMQDATAQMALLQFTTAGKARVAVPSSVHCDHLIIAREGVEKDLPRAKEESKEVYDFLQSVSAKYGIDCWLPGAGIIHQVVLENYAFPGGMMIGTDSHTVNAGGLGMLAIGVGGADAVDAMVGLPWELKYPKMIGVKLTGKLQGFATAKDIILKLAGILTVKGGTNAIIEYFGEGARSLSATGKATIANMGAEVGATCSTFSYDDSMSRYLRATGRADVAAAADKIAEHLKADPEVEANPEKYFDRVVEIDLNTLVPHFNGPFSPDRAYAVTDMAESLKATETKPESTPVVSAALIGSCTNSSYEDLFMAANMIKQALAKGLSPKCPLLINPGSEQVRYTAERDGLIDLFKQFGATIMTNACGPCIGRWDRAGADKKELNTIVHSFNRNFAKRADGNPNTHAFVASPLMAVIAALSGDIRFNPMTDTLVNNEGKAVKLDPPEQCELPPKGFEVKDAGYQAPAEDGSMITVSINPESKRLQALAPFAAWDGKDIAGAPLLIKAKGKCTTDHISMAGPWLNYRGHLENISNNMLIGAVNAFNGETNKVLCQCGQYKEVPELAKIYKAKGTGSIVIGDENYGEGSSREHAAMEPRFLGVKAVIVKSFARIHETNLKKQGMLALTFKNAADYDKIQEQDVFDIVGLTKFAPGSEFTLVAHHKDGSVDNIALSHTYNEQQWAWFKAGSALNLIRANNK
- a CDS encoding sodium-dependent transporter codes for the protein MQGNRENWGSKLGVILAVAGSAVGLGNFLRFPVQAATNGGGAFIIPYLIAFVFLGIPLAWMEWSLGRYAGSHNYGTAPSTFHIIFHKKKGWAKHLGSIGLLPPIFIVFYYVFIQSWILAFAFYSLNGTLMEKVALGPEAVTQFFSDFIMLKTCVGPVPVALIFFLITFACNMGVLSFGVRKGIERANKICMPILLIMGLILVARVLTLDGIGKGLAFMWNPNLSELASPKVWMAAAGQVFFTMSLGMGIIFCYASYLKPKEDLTLSSLTASATNGFAEIIIGGTVVIPIAVLIAGANIEQCAKLGTFGLGFQTMPYVFGTLPLGGLLQTIWFAMLFFAGITSAISIIQPLISFCEDDLKFSRKKSVATISTITFIGSLTAIFGLAAGTVDELDFWGGTFLLVVFGAIQAIMFSFVLGRRKAVISNESFYQGEDTIGDPNENVAFGLMNVGAKLKLPRFFRPIIQYVCPAYLIILLISFTFTDGLPIITLSNIADTAKVTFLGMEFPQKGFTWAFRGFLLLVIVLLNVAIAYAWRKGGTAEQGRNADIQKMPMGNSDETETQKEA
- a CDS encoding FISUMP domain-containing protein, which produces MEPEFSTFTDPRDGRTYRTVKIGNQEWFAENFDYDCPGSVVYENKTENETRYGRLYTWAELMGFDGKMNDNVAFTTDEERNATYRGIAPEGWHIPSDAEWKELKAYVDSIADTEFGTALKSRKGWKKDPDGCPAGADEVGFNALPSGRHMPNGEYLYGGKGAHFWTSTEVDKVYAIRWGGTYAGEDFTGFRTYKAQALALRLVKDR